One window of Trinickia caryophylli genomic DNA carries:
- the pstS gene encoding phosphate ABC transporter substrate-binding protein PstS, with the protein MKLMQTAFAGVAAAFFALSAQAADITGAGSTFAAPIYTKWADAYQKTGGAKVNYQGIGSSGGIKQIIAKTVDFAGSDAPLKDDDLAKDGLFQFPTVVGGVVPVVNVPGVKPGELVLSGEVLGEIYLGTVKKWNDPKIAALNPKVKLPDTDIAVVRRADGSGTSFIWTHYLSQVNPEWKSKVGEGTTVNWPTGTGGKGNDGVAAFVQRLPGAIGYVEWAYAKQNHMTYTALKNSTGTVVEPKTETFKAAAAGADWKKSFYQILTNQPGKEAWPVVGATFVLLHTAQDKPEQGKETLKFFDWAFKNGTQAANDLDYISLPESVVSEIRTQWKSKVKDASGKALAE; encoded by the coding sequence ATGAAATTGATGCAGACTGCGTTCGCCGGCGTCGCCGCCGCGTTCTTCGCGCTTTCCGCGCAAGCCGCCGACATTACCGGCGCGGGCAGCACGTTCGCCGCACCCATCTATACCAAGTGGGCTGACGCATACCAGAAGACGGGCGGTGCGAAGGTCAACTACCAGGGCATCGGCTCTTCGGGCGGCATCAAGCAGATCATCGCCAAGACGGTCGACTTCGCGGGCTCCGACGCCCCCTTGAAGGACGACGATCTGGCCAAGGACGGCCTGTTCCAGTTTCCGACGGTGGTCGGGGGCGTGGTGCCCGTCGTCAACGTGCCGGGCGTGAAGCCGGGCGAACTCGTGCTGTCGGGTGAAGTGCTCGGCGAGATCTATCTCGGCACGGTCAAGAAGTGGAACGATCCCAAGATCGCCGCACTGAATCCCAAGGTCAAGCTGCCGGACACGGACATCGCCGTCGTGCGCCGTGCGGACGGCTCGGGCACGTCGTTCATCTGGACGCACTATCTCTCGCAAGTCAATCCGGAATGGAAGTCGAAGGTCGGTGAAGGCACGACCGTCAACTGGCCGACGGGTACGGGCGGCAAGGGTAACGACGGCGTTGCCGCGTTCGTGCAGCGTTTGCCGGGCGCGATCGGCTACGTGGAATGGGCGTACGCGAAGCAGAACCACATGACGTACACGGCGCTGAAGAACAGCACGGGCACGGTGGTCGAGCCGAAGACGGAAACGTTCAAGGCCGCCGCTGCCGGCGCGGACTGGAAGAAGTCGTTCTATCAGATCCTGACGAACCAGCCGGGCAAGGAAGCGTGGCCGGTTGTCGGCGCGACGTTCGTGCTGCTGCACACAGCGCAGGACAAGCCGGAGCAGGGTAAGGAAACGCTCAAGTTCTTCGACTGGGCGTTCAAGAACGGCACGCAGGCAGCGAACGATCTCGACTACATCTCGCTGCCGGAGTCGGTCGTTTCGGAAATCCGTACGCAGTGGAAGTCGAAGGTGAAGGACGCTTCGGGCAAGGCACTGGCTGAGTAA